The Lycium ferocissimum isolate CSIRO_LF1 chromosome 10, AGI_CSIRO_Lferr_CH_V1, whole genome shotgun sequence genome window below encodes:
- the LOC132033705 gene encoding protein PHOSPHATE-INDUCED 1-like yields MAAHLILKLFLVISFFSVCFASRKLNALVQDQLLQYHKGPLLSGKISVNLIWYGKFKPSQRAIVSDFITSLSSPTPSKTHPSVAEWWKTTEKYYHLANSKNTLSLSLGKQVLLENYSQGKSLTQKQIVQLASKGEQKDAINIVLTASDVAVDGFCVNRCGTHGSSKGAIIKGKTYKFAYIWVGNSETQCAGYCAWPFHQPIYGPQSPPLGAPNNDVGVDGMVINLASLLAGTATNPFGNGYYQGEADAPLEAASACPGVYAKGAYPGYAGDLLVDKTTGASYNAHGTNGRKYLVPALYDPSTSSCSTLV; encoded by the coding sequence ATGGCTGCCCATTTGATTTTGAAACTCTTTCTTGTAATTTCTTTCTTTAGTGTGTGCTTTGCTTCAAGAAAGCTCAATGCTTTAGTCCAAGATCAGCTCTTGCAGTACCACAAAGGTCCACTTCTTTCTGGCAAAATCTCTGTCAATTTAATATGGTATGGcaaattcaagccatcccaaagGGCCATTGTATCCGATTTTATCACTTCCCTTTCTTCTCCAACTCCATCTAAAACCCATCCTTCAGTAGCCGAATGGTGGAAAACCACAGAAAAATACTACCATCTCGCCAATTCCAAGAACACCCTTTCCCTCTCTTTAGGCAAACAAGTACTCCTTGAAAATTATTCCCAAGGAAAATCATTGACACAAAAACAAATCGTTCAATTAGCATCAAAGGGTGAACAAAAAGATGCTATTAACATTGTTTTGACCGCCTCAGATGTTGCCGTTGATGGGTTCTGTGTCAATCGGTGTGGAACCCATGGGTCTTCCAAAGGTGCTATTATTAAGGGCAAAACTTACAAATTTGCTTATATTTGGGTTGGTAACTCAGAAACCCAATGTGCTGGTTACTGCGCCTGGCCATTCCACCAGCCCATTTACGGACCACAAAGCCCACCATTGGGTGCACCAAACAACGATGTGGGTGTTGATGGTATGGTGATCAACTTGGCTAGCTTATTGGCTGGAACCGCCACGAACCCATTTGGAAATGGTTACTATCAGGGCGAAGCAGATGCGCCTTTGGAAGCTGCATCTGCCTGCCCTGGTGTTTATGCTAAGGGTGCTTACCCTGGCTATGCAGGTGATTTATTGGTAGACAAAACTACAGGTGCAAGCTACAATGCACATGGTACAAATGGAAGGAAATACTTGGTTCCTGCTTTGTATGATCCATCTACATCTTCTTGTTCAACTCTAGTCTAG
- the LOC132035382 gene encoding protein PHOSPHATE-INDUCED 1-like, producing MGPFQSSKTPYPLLVLVFLSLLHITCGTRNLLLLHQPPPIGLTYHNGPLLEGELTISILWYGKFSPAQKSIIVDFLQSLNSTNKIGSRKTPTVSKWWQTIQNYLTKAGKKETRLVLSNQLTDESCSIGKTLKKSQISELAQLNSKKGELLTLVLTAQEVAVEGFCMSNCGYHGSGQGKRSVFIWAGNAATQCPGQCAWPFHQPIYGPQATPLGAPNGDVGADGMVVNIASFLAGVVTNPYGNGYYQGPAQAPLEAASACAGLYGRGAYPGYAGELLVDSITGASYNAHGTNGRKYLLPGLFDPNKSACSTIV from the coding sequence ATGGGTCCTTTTCAGTCTTCGAAAACCCCTTATCcacttcttgttcttgtttttctcagCTTGCTCCACATTACTTGTGGAACAAGAAACTTACTTTTACTACATCAACCACCTCCAATAGGTCTTACGTACCATAATGGTCCTTTATTAGAAGGAGAGCTAACAATATCCATTCTTTGGTACGGAAAATTCTCACCAGCCCAAAAATCTATTATTGTGGATTTTCTCCAATCTCTAAATTCTACTAACAAAATTGGGTCACGTAAAACACCAACTGTTTCAAAATGGTGGCAAACCATTCAAAACTACTTAACAAAAGCGGGTAAAAAAGAAACCCGTTTAGTTTTATCCAATCAGCTCACTGATGAAAGTTGTTCAATTGGAAAAACCTTAAAGAAATCCCAAATATCTGAGTTGGCTCAATTAAACTCAAAAAAAGGTGAATTATTAACTTTAGTCCTAACAGCCCAAGAAGTTGCAGTTGAAGGCTTCTGCATGAGCAACTGCGGTTATCACGGGTCGGGTCAAGGCAAAAGATCCGTTTTCATATGGGCGGGTAATGCGGCAACTCAATGTCCTGGTCAATGCGCGTGGCCATTTCACCAACCTATTTACGGACCACAGGCCACACCATTGGGTGCACCTAACGGAGACGTGGGCGCGGATGGCATGGTTGTAAATATAGCGAGTTTTTTGGCTGGAGTAGTAACCAACCCGTACGGGAATGGTTACTACCAAGGCCCAGCCCAAGCGCCTCTAGAGGCGGCTTCGGCTTGCGCCGGGCTATATGGTAGAGGGGCATATCCAGGTTATGCGGGTGAGCTGCTTGTTGATTCGATAACGGGTGCAAGCTATAATGCACACGGTACAAACGGAAGGAAGTATCTCTTGCCAGGGCTTTTTGATCCAAATAAATCAGCTTGCTCAACTATTGTCTAA